TAAGAAAGTTAGTGGGAGCATATTCATTTTTTTGGTATTTTATGTTGATATATACTCCTCATTGGAGGTGACATAGCAACACTGCAAGGCGTAAAGTAGTGattgagtaaatgcttcacaaTGAAAGACTTAAGAGAAGTCAAAACAATCTTAGGGATcaggatctacagagatagatccaaCCAGCTTCTAGGCTTGAGTTAGGCATCGTATATAGAAAAAGTTCTTGGAAGGTTCAATATGGATAAGGCTAAGAAAGGATTCTTGCCTATGCGCCACAGGTTGAAACTTGGTAAGAGAGATTATCCTCGGACAAAGTAGGATTTGGCGAACATTCTGAAGATTCCTTATGCATCAGATATGGAATCTATCATGTACTTGATGTTATGTACAAGGCTagatgttgcatttgcactAAGCATGACTAGTCAGTACCAGTCAGATCCCAGCGAGGAGCACTAGAAGGAAGTCAAGGCTATCCTAAACTACCTTAACCGTACTAAGGATATTTTCTTAGTGTCTGGTGGTCAAGAGGAGCTGGTAGTATCATGTTACACTGACACGGGTTTTGAGACTAATGAGGACGAGAACCAGTCACAGTTTGGTTATATTTGTCTCATGAATGGtggtgccattagttggaggttctttaaaaatagcttaatatattttagataattacaaatatatttttaataactAACACTACCCTTTAATAACATTTGACACGTTGACAATCTCATACTTATTTCTAGAGTAAACTGATTTTCATATTAttatggcaaaaaaaaaaaaaaaacgtcatTAGATCCctgctttttttattttttggttcattaagcgcttgatcttttatttgaatGTATTAAGTCCATGTTTATTTTTAGTTTCATTAAGCTCTTGATGACCAAATTAATAAGTTATGAATATgtaattctattaaaaaaatgttattaaCTTCATATGTACTTATTCTTGATGaccaaaatattttttacagtttgaattaaggtttttactgTTTTCTTATAGCTACATTACATCCAAAACTATTTTTAAacagtaaaaaaatataaattttgaatacaaatgcaatgaataacagtccgttaaccgaattttatattcgaaattactttttttttttgtcatcaaGAACTTAatgtatttaaataaaaaatcaagagcttaatgaataaaaaaaataaaagagcaGACacctaataatatttttttctaatatGATCTAATTAGTAAATTCTGTAAAAACAAatctattattaaaatatagcgTCAACCGCTATACTTGACAAAACTAATATAAAAACTGAACTCTTTGATAAtactattaaaataaataacaaaaggAATTGATAAATAACAAAAGGATGCATGTATAATTTGTAAATTTAACTAGAAACCTGATTTACCGTGTAAATTCCTCAAAAAACTATCCGTTGCAGATACCCTTCTTCAACGGTCAAAAGCACTGGGATTCAAATCCTATATAATACCCATACCTTTTTCATGAACTCGGTTTCGTTTTACTTTCTCGAATTACACCTCTCTTTCTCGAATTATTCCTCTTTCTCTGGAATTAcacctctctctctttctcgaTAAAATCCTCTCTTTCTCGAATTACATCTCTCACTGTTTTCCTAGATTATTATGGACTGCTCAAATTCGAACCAAATCTTAGGAGAAAGGGTCATGTCTGTTGATGATCTGCAAGATGATGAGGTCTACGAGGAGGTAGAAAGTGTTTGGAGCTTGAGAGGAGTGTTAAATTTCCTGATGGTGATTGGAGTTTTAGTGCTTTCTACCTCATACATTTCTGGTATGAATTCTCCCATATTTGCCCCTGTTGTACTTGATTTTGCTAGCTCTGGGAAGTGGAGGATATCATATGAATACATCTTTGTTGTTATATGAACCTGATGGAGGTATGCAAAAGAAGGCTAGGGTTATAGCCATGCTTGAAAATGGAGAAGAAGGGGAAGGGAAAGGGGAAGGGGAAGGGGAAgaaattccagatttcaccAATCCTCAATTGGCTGGGACAGCAGAGGAAAACCAAGAAGGGGAAGCAGAAATACCTACCTTTATTgaagcaagtgaagaagatgaagggattgttgaagaagatgaagagtgTAACGAAATTACTGAGTTACTAGATTCTGAAGTGTCACTGATAAAATTATTGACGGTCTCTAACCAGGTTTCTGAAATACCAAGTGTTGCTATTGCACTTGAGAAAGAGGATTTTGTTCATGAGTCTTTCAAAGGAGGAATCCATGAGGCAGAAAAGATTCCAATTGGAAATGTTACTCATGTTTACAAAAATTGGGATGAAGGAGGTAGTGATACAATCAAAAGTATGGATACTGAATCAATTATCAAAATTGTAACTGGTCTGCTGTCAATAGTGTTGTTATTGTGTTCAATTATTGCACCAATGGCACCTTCAGGGAGGAGGCATAGGCCTAAGTCTAGAAAGAGTAGAAAGccaaaagagaaattcattagtTCTCTGATTGCTGCTGATGAGGAAGAAAAACAGCCCTTTGAGAGTGCCACTGCTCATCTTGGTATCTCCGGTTCTCCAATTGCTGCTGATGAGGAAGAAAAAAAGCCCTTTGAGAGTGCCACTGCTCATCTTGGCAACTCCAGTTCATCTTGGCATCTTGGCATCTCCAGTTTATCTCAACACCAAAGCAGAGGTGCACCCGTAATTGAGTTGCTTTGTGAGATTGAGTTTCCAGAGATGAGCACATCATCTCTCAGGAGGAGTTGTGGCATAAAAAACAACAGGGATCTTGAGCTTTCAGAGATGAGCACATCATCTCTCAGGAGGAGTTGTGGCATAAAAAACAGCAGGGAGCCTGAGCTTTCAGAGATGAGCACATCTCTCACTAGGAGTTGTGGCATAAAAAAAAGCAGGGTAATCGATCCTCAAGTGAGCAGCAAGCCTGTTCATGTGCCATCTCCAGCTTTCTCGCACACCTCAACTTCATATACTGATGAAAGGAAACAATCTATGAAGAAAAAGGTAAACTATAGTCTATAACAACTAACTTGTTTTCTCATTTTCATTATAATTAGAGGCTGAGAAATTCATAGATTAAGCGTTGATTTAGCATTTTGGCTAGATAATCATTTTGTTTCCATTTGACATTGGTTTTGATCAGGGAAAGGATACAGGGAATGCAGAAGGAAAGAATGTGCTAGCAACTCCAGTGAGGCGATCAGCCCGAATTAGGAATCGAGCTCTTTCACCATGATTAATCAATCTACTGAAAATTGAAACAACAGCTTTCTCAGTTGTTTAGCTCCTTAATCTACAGATATGAAAAAGTTTAGTCTATTTTTTTGCTGTTTTTGTAAGAATTCAGCTACTGGTTGCTTGCTTGACCAAGATAAATTTATAATCCTAATTATCATTTTCTCATTCTCTGAAGTCTGTGTATATATTTGCTTTGTTTCAATTATTTATAGCATCTATAGATAACAGCCTTGTCAAATATAGTTTAGCTTTAAGATAAAAGGTATATAATGGAAATGAAAAGCTCAAGATAAAGTTTTTAGCttctaaatttgaaaaaacatgGTCTTAAACCATCTGTTATAAAATTTGAAAGTAGATGATGTTTTCAATTGATCATCTCTACCGGTCTTGTAATGTTTTTGAAGATCTAGCAGCAAACAGATACAAATGAAGCAAATTTCCTATGCATTCATTAAAAACAACTTGTGCAAACATATACAAATACTCTCAGAACTCATAATCCTTGATTAGGATCTATAATCTAAAGTCAAAAATTTTGGTTATGTACACAATCATAATCTACTAAACTAAAACTCCCTCAAAGTTTCTTTTGAACAGAAGAAGGAACAGGAGGAGGCCTACTACTAGTAAAAAAACTACCTCCTCTTCTTCTACCTTGAAAAGATAAAGATGAAACACAACTTCTTGAAACCTTCTTTGATATGTTTGACTTTGGTAGTGTATAATAGCTCTTTGATGCCTTAATCTTTCTTCCCTTCTTTGGCACATCTTCAATACTTATTACTCCTGATAAAGATGTAAATGACTGAGATTTTCCTTCATAATACTTTGATAATCCTCTCCTGCACATATAAATTAGACGTTAGTGCCCGTTTTGGTAAAATTCGGAAACAGCTAAACAACAGCAAACAAGAACAGTTGAAACCGACCcttaatttaagcaattaacATACAAAAGATAGGAGCTTGATAGGAATTAGTTAAGTATGTGAGTTCTTACTTGATAGGAAGATGTGCCATGAGCTCAGACAATTGAAACAAAGGACCATTATTAGATTTTGAAGATGCATCATCCACATGatctgatgatgatgaagaagaacaaACTGAGCCATCTTCATCAGTAGTTGAATTATCATCAAATGAAGATgcatcttcatcttccatgATCATCATCCATTCATCTTCATTCTTTGCATTCTTATTAAACAAAAAGGAAGGAGCTTGAATCATTTTTTCTTCAGCTTTCACCATGGATGGAAGTGCAatgaacatatatataaatctcAGGAAAGAAAATCAGccacatatatatttatatagaatAGAAGAAGAGTGTTCAATTAAGGAGAAAGAATAATGTAGTTTATCTATAGGATAATATTTAGAAAAGGGGAAAAGGAAAAGTGAAGGATGAATAAAAGAGTAACATGTGGAGAAAAGTGTATGGAGAAAGGGTACACTGTGATGTAAGAATAGAAGGTTATAGTCACAACTCATGTTGACATATATTATAGGTGTATTGCCTTATCTATAGATTCGTTATTATCTTCTCTTATGGTTTGAATTGATTGACTTTGTCTACTATTAGCAATGGAAAAGATAAGATTTATGTATTGACTCATCAATcccttaatttatttaattaatacattttttttttcaatttcttcaaCTGAGAGgggaaaataattatataattattttattgcaTAAAATCTCAGACTTGAGTCAAAGAGAAATtaatgataataaattatagtattaataatcataataataaCAGGGATAAGATTGTTTCTAGATTAGGCTGCTAATTGTTGTTGTTATAAATGGAAAGGACATTATTATTGTTTGAATGGATTTGTtctgtttttataattttaattagatAGACATTTTTAAAATGATAACTTAATAAAATTGTAGATATAAAGATAAGGGTTGAGGTGATACTAATGTCTTTGAGATGTATAAtgtaatatatgaaaaaaaaatattggcaaaaagcatcagtAGGCTcgtgatattatttttttttcattaagcctttaattttttatttggatacattaagtgtcagatcatttatttttggtctcattaaaccTTTGATGaccaaaaaattaattttgaacataaaattcgatTGACAGACTATTATTCATTGCACCTGCattcaaaatttgtattttttcattgTTTGAAAATAGTTTTCGATGTGTAATGTGGCTGtaggaaaactgtaaaaaccttaattcaaactgtaaaaatatttttttaataatttaaaatacagatgaagttaataatgtatttttttaacagaattagatgttcataaCTTATTATAATTTGGTCATAAAGGGCTTAACGAGAccagaaataaatgatcagaggcTTAGTGTATCCaactaaaagatcaagggcttaatgaaccaaaaaatgaaagatcagaggcccaatgatgctttttgccaattttattttatcttttaataTCTTcgatttgaaataattttgtatTCAAATACCATTGTATAGAGCGATTTGGACTTAGATTACAGAATTTATAAATCAAGActcttattaaatctaaaaataaaagtagaTGGACACATATAGAGAGATGATGTCCAAAACGGAGATCTCGGTTTCAAGGGAAAAGTGCCCTCATACAATCACTTTTTGTTAAGTCACATTGCCACAAACACCTTTTAAGAAAGGAGGTTCATCGAACTCCCTGTGTCGATCAAGATGCGGTGAACCATGAAATTCTTAATGGGTAGAGAAACGGTAAAGCCCTTGTTGTGGGCCGTTCGGAGATGAGGGATTACTAATATAGACTCGCCGAAAGGGCCCTTTAACTTTTTCTTTGCTGGGGGATCTCCTGGGTAGGCAGGAGCACCTTCCCTAATGACTTGGATTTCCCCCTGATATTGTGGTCTCTTAGGATCGTCTTGGTGCGAAGCGGCATCCTTTGTGTGGGATCTTTTCCTACGTTGTCCGCTTCGAGGACTTGGTCCTTAGAGAATAAGCTTTTCACATTCCCCGCCTTTCTTGTCATCCTCTTTTTCTTCATAATTTGCTGATCGCATGATGTTTTCATAACGCATGAAGCTCTGACCTAGGGCCATGAGCTTTTGAAAGGTTTGGAAGGATTGGTATAGTAGCTTTGTCTCAGGGGTTGACAAGTCGTTCCATTGTCTAGAGCATCGATGGTGACCTCCACATTCATCGATTTGACCAACGAGGATATGTGGTGGAAACACGCCAGATAGCTTCTGAGGGGCTCGGTCGAGCGATGTTTAACATCGTTGAGCTTTGAGCTGATTCGTTTGGCTTTGATCATGGCAATGAAGTGGGCTACGAAAAGATTTTTGGCCAAGTCGAAGGGATTGACGTATTCGGGCTCCAACGCTATATACCATTCTTGAGCGATGCCGACCAAGGTGGTGGAGAAGACCTTGCACATGGCATGGTCTTTCTTAGACTAAAGGTTGATCATACTCATGAAGGTTGCACGATGTTCATTGGTGTACTCAACACTAGTGTAGGAAAGAAGGTGGGGTTTTCCAGTTCTTAGGGAAGCGGGCCCAATGATCCGCTAGACAAGAGGGGTCTTAACGGATGTCACATTGCCCCTCATGGCTCCGCCTAAagtttttttatccaaaaaaacgTTGGAACCGGGCTTGCCAATCTTCTCCCTACTCGGGGGTGCCTTGTGTATGACGACTGTTATCTTAGGGTGGGTGGAGCTGTAATGGTTGTTCTCCCATGGGGACAAGGCTGTTTACAACCGTTTTCACGGTGGCGGCCTCCTAGacaagcaattttttttttacgtgaAGGAGCTCCCAAATCTTCATATGTCTTTTTGCTTGGCTTTTTGGGTGACCATCATCTGCCTTTGTGTTTCAGCATGCCGCATTTGGGCTTCTTGGAATTTCTGTAGTGTCTTCGTATCTTCGTGGTAGGGTCATATGATTTGTCTTCTAAGTTTGTTACCCTATCCTCGAACGTGAGGACACTCATGGTTCTCTTAATCTCTCTCTACTTGTGAGACTGACTTGTGCCCACCATCTCTTTGGTGGGGGTTGGACTCGAGGGGAGGGGCGTTTATATCATGCAATCTGTTTTTTAGATGATTATAAAGGAGTTTTAAGTGATATGTTCATGCTCACCGTACCAAACGATAAGAAATTGGGATGGGTGGACTCTTGATGGGCTTGGGCTTGGTGACCCTTGGTGAGCAAGAAATGTCCTGACTGCCCCTAGATTGGATTTGGATCCCTTCGTAGTCGCTACATATTGTTGGACACGATGGGTATTACATAGTGAATGTGGGCTGGAATAATAACATCAGACCCAATATTATTCATGGGCTTATATCCTTCATCAATAATGTTTTTGAGATATACatgtaataaataataaaatttgatcttttaacattttaaatttgaaataattttgtatTCAAATAATAGTGTATAGAGTGATTTTGAGTTTAGATTACAGAACTCATAAAATGAGACTCTTACtaagtctaaaaataaaagtagaGGGACACGGGATTCCAACAAGGGATAAGCTTCCCAGTGCCCAACCGTTGTCTCCACTTGTAAATAGTAGAgctcttatttatttttctatatacATATACGGGTTGCTAATTGTAGTTTCGATAAATAAAAGTGGTGcatcttttcattttttattaccCGAGACCAAATAAAAACATCATGGTTTTAATTTCggaatgaaaataataataataaactataTTGATTAGTGTTATGAAAGCGGAACCCAACCaactaataattttaatttataatagaAATTGATAATTTATTGGGACATTATCtccaaaaataaaacatcttGGTAGTTAGCATCCAGCAAATTGAAATAAGAGGTTTAAGATTGGACGTGTAGCTTCTTAAAAGAGAAGAGCATATACACAATTGATTCGGAGGCCATATTTTGGGTGATGATAAATAAGTAGAACACGTAAAGGAAAGAGGTTGGTTAATTTAATGGTAAAGAAAGGGTGCATTTTaggatatgaaaaataaaattaggaTGTGATGTAATGTGTCTGTTGCTAAATCAAGGGGTGCCCCCCTACTTTTACAATTAATACCATACCGACCACTTTTTTTTTCCTTGCTTAATAATAGGATTAATCTACAAAATTAGCTTTACGAATatgtgaaaaaaaatcaaatttaactTCAACTTGTAAAATAGTGTTATATTTAGAGATGTTTGGTTTCAGCTTTTTCGAATCAATATTTAAGGTTTTACTTCAAACCACatgaaatataatatatttaattagGTTTATACAATAGTAGTGTTTAGTACTTTTATGAATATAACAGCATTTTGGAACTTTTCacgaaaaattcaaaaaataattcataGAAAATTTatctttctaatttttaaatatattagttaGCAAAACTAAGAACTTTTAGGTTGGCACTTCTAGTTTTGGCTGTTGATAACCTGAAATTagaaaattccaagaattaaaatGTGTTTAACTCCACATTCATCATGGAACTACGTTTtcgatttttcaaaatcataattttctattttgagttCATTAACAGTCAAAGTTGAGAGTGTCAACCTATAAGTCCCTAATTTTGCTAGCGACGAGGATCTCAATTCTCTttttacaacaaaaaaaaaaaaactataaattgaCACATAAtttgagttataaaattattaatcagCTCTTTACAGTCTCAGCTATATAGATTGACACATAATTTGAGGATTGAGATTAATTTCAGTTATAAAATCGTGTCGGTTACTAATTAGCTCTTTACAGTCTAGTATAATGGAGCCAAAGTCCGACAAATCGGACGTGGACGAATGGACCCCGTAATTACCTCTTTTGCATCACATTCAAATAGAACAATTAACACAATTTAGATTAATAACCTATTGGATTGTCTCCCATAGTGTAAGAGCTTCCACAATGTGTGGTTCTATGTAATTTAAAAACACGTTGTTGTGATATGTCATGAAAGAGTCGTTCGAACTCTTTATGACTGCACCCATTCCATTCGATGTTGACTCCGGTGAGAGCGCTCCATCTACGTTGCATTTGACGTACCTAGTAGGAGGTTTCGTCTAGCGAGCTAGGCTACTGTTCCGCCTGTCTTGAATAATGTTGTGTTTGTGTCTTGATTAAATGCTTTCTCTTTTAGCTTGTTGTTCTTTAATTTTGAGATGTAataatgttatttatttatttgtgtgTAAACTATATAAATTTCAGTTAGATAAATTGTATTTGGGATTTTATCACAAGTATTGCTTCATGGACTAAGGAGATGGATTTTGAGGGCTTGGTTGCGAACAGTTGGTACCAGAACCGACAGGCAGGATTCATAAAACGACTCGAACTGTGTTGTGTGGAGATGTCGGTCTGGGGAAGAAATTTTAAAGCCTGGTTTGATAAAAAGATGAGCAGGTGGAGATGGATCATGGAACAAACTCGAGATTGTACTGATCATGGGAGAGTAGAGACGTTTCTGCATGCTCGAATGAGGTTGAATGAGTTACTTGAACAGGAGGAGAGTTACTGGTATCAGAGAGCGAAAGCTTTCTGGTTGAAGGAAGGGGACTCCAATTCAAAGTTTTTTCATGCAAGTGTAAAGGCCCGTAAACAGATGAACAGGATATCAAGTTTGTTGAATGAGGAGGGAGTTGAAGTTTCGGGTGGTCATGATATTTGTAATGTGGCCAAAGTTTATTTTGAGAGGGTGTTCTTGGGGAGTGGGAGGGCCAATTATGATGAAATTGTGAGTTTACCTGTGAAAGTATCTGAGGCTATGAATGTGGATCTCACTTGTGCTTTTACTTTTGAGGAATTTTCAAAGGCAATACACCAAATGCATCCTG
The window above is part of the Euphorbia lathyris chromosome 3, ddEupLath1.1, whole genome shotgun sequence genome. Proteins encoded here:
- the LOC136224410 gene encoding protein OXIDATIVE STRESS 3-like, with protein sequence MFIALPSMVKAEEKMIQAPSFLFNKNAKNEDEWMMIMEDEDASSFDDNSTTDEDGSVCSSSSSSDHVDDASSKSNNGPLFQLSELMAHLPIKRGLSKYYEGKSQSFTSLSGVISIEDVPKKGRKIKASKSYYTLPKSNISKKVSRSCVSSLSFQGRRRGGSFFTSSRPPPVPSSVQKKL
- the LOC136224409 gene encoding uncharacterized protein, encoding MNTSLLLYEPDGGMQKKARVIAMLENGEEGEGKGEGEGEEIPDFTNPQLAGTAEENQEGEAEIPTFIEASEEDEGIVEEDEECNEITELLDSEVSLIKLLTVSNQVSEIPSVAIALEKEDFVHESFKGGIHEAEKIPIGNVTHVYKNWDEGGSDTIKSMDTESIIKIVTGLLSIVLLLCSIIAPMAPSGRRHRPKSRKSRKPKEKFISSLIAADEEEKQPFESATAHLGISGSPIAADEEEKKPFESATAHLGNSSSSWHLGISSLSQHQSRGAPVIELLCEIEFPEMSTSSLRRSCGIKNNRDLELSEMSTSSLRRSCGIKNSREPELSEMSTSLTRSCGIKKSRVIDPQVSSKPVHVPSPAFSHTSTSYTDERKQSMKKKGKDTGNAEGKNVLATPVRRSARIRNRALSP